In Anoplopoma fimbria isolate UVic2021 breed Golden Eagle Sablefish chromosome 12, Afim_UVic_2022, whole genome shotgun sequence, one DNA window encodes the following:
- the snrpg gene encoding small nuclear ribonucleoprotein G encodes MSKAHPPELKKFMDKKLSLKLNGGRHVQGILRGFDPFMNLVVDDSLEMGPGGQQNTIGMVVIRGNSIIMLEALERV; translated from the exons ATGAGCAAAGCACATCCGCCAGAGTTGAAGAA gTTCATGGACAAGAAGCTTTCAC TGAAGCTGAATGGAGGCAGACATGTGCAGGGTATCCTGCGCGGGTTCGACCCCTTCATGAACCTGGTGGTGGATGACTCTCTGGAGATGGGCCCAGGAGGACAACAAAACACCATTGGCATGGTG GTGATCAGGGGAAACAGCATCATCATGTTGGAGGCCTTGGAGAGAGTATGA
- the si:ch211-148l7.4 gene encoding zinc finger protein 271 → MDGVSWSTTRAQESFSRSKTASDTLSRLASFIARADPKQHTQNQRQQPSHMATYVCKECGKGFPYATDMLHHQELKHTLPKPHRCPSCGQEFSLKSSLQLHKCNHDSSPCELCPAESQPGSPCPSCTASDPGRLQDASLHRQPRLPDGSAYSCAPCGRGFSQKQALLHHQQAGCNEPPSPSDIVDASSLPDNSPISKGGLNRSDSSVTPGPSSGAVSVCLVCSTTFRTEVGLQRHKQTYHAEQGHKTKGGGTGGEARKGGNSKVNGDLIKMPKSKTKLLDCRSCDMVFRSTSKLYMHRKEKHSREKNVMTEPRPITIKRRKVHSYPCQICRKVFLHHLSLRAHYRQHTASSSTTIQNKSQPVGSTTKDSEFLENGSNKVKPSLAEDKPVKAGPGRPRKVAKVEDKVTDPGRCREVPEVEEEEEDELEREFPCPSCAEVFSLQSRLREHVELHQSSVRRRQCSVCTSEMDTCKWPGSKRQRLYHCVPCQQGFAALDSFLEHCQEHLRVRVEEDSITEGYAHQASKA, encoded by the coding sequence ATGGATGGCGTCAGCTGGAGCACTACAAGGGCCCAGGAGTCGTTCAGCCGCTCCAAGACGGCATCAGACACTCTGTCCAGGCTCGCCAGCTTCATTGCACGGGCTGACCCAAAGCAGCACACACAGAACCAGAGGCAGCAGCCATCCCACATGGCCACGTATGTGTGTAAGGAATGTGGTAAGGGTTTCCCTTATGCCACAGATATGTTGCATCACCAGgaactgaaacacacattaCCCAAGCCTCACCGGTGTCCATCCTGTGGGCAGGAGTTCTCCCTGAAGTCCTCCTTACAACTTCATAAGTGCAATCATGACTCTTCCCCATGTGAGCTTTGTCCTGCAGAATCACAGCCGGGTTCTCCGTGCCCCTCCTGCACAGCCTCAGATCCCGGCAGGCTGCAGGACGCGTCGCTTCACCGCCAGCCTCGCCTCCCGGACGGTAGCGCTTATTCGTGTGCCCCATGTGGGAGAGGCTTCAGCCAGAAGCAGGCTCTGCTGCACCATCAGCAAGCTGGTTGTAATGAACCACCATCGCCATCAGATATAGTTGATGCAAGTAGCCTTCCAGATAATTCTCCAATTTCTAAAGGGGGCTTGAACCGCTCGGATTCCTCAGTCACCCCGGGGCCCAGCAGCGGAGCTGTCAGTGTGTGCCTAGTCTGTTCAACAACGTTCCGCACAGAGGTTGGGCTGCAACGCCACAAACAGACTTACCATGCAGAACAGGGGCATAAAACCAAAGGAGGAGGTACTGGTGGAGAAGCGAGGAAAGGAGGGAATTCCAAGGTGAATGGAGATCTAATTAAAATGccaaaatccaaaacaaagcTTCTAGACTGTCGCTCTTGCGACATGGTTTTCAGGAGCACCTCTAAGCTGTACATGCACAGAAAAGAGAagcacagcagagagaaaaacgTTATGACAGAACCAAGGCCGATCACCATCAAGCGTAGGAAAGTACACTCGTATCCATGTCAGATCTGCCGCAAAGTCTTCTTGCATCATTTGTCACTTAGAGCACATTACAGACAGCACACAGCATCAAGCTCCACCACAATCCAAAACAAAAGTCAGCCTGTAGGATCTACCACCAAAGACTCAGAGTTCTTAGAAAATGgatcaaataaagtaaaacccAGCTTAGCAGAAGACAAGCCTGTGAAGGCTGGTCCAGGGAGGCCCAGGAAAGTGGCCAAAGTAGAGGACAAAGTTACAGATCCAGGGAGATGCAGAGAAGTGCctgaagtggaggaggaggaggaggatgaactGGAGAGAGAGTTTCCATGCCCCTCCTGTGCAGaggttttctctctgcagtcgCGGCTCCGGGAGCACGTGGAGCTCCACCAGTCCTCCGTGAGGAGGAGACAGTGCAGCGTGTGCACAAGCGAGATGGACACCTGTAAATGGCCGGGCTCGAAGAGACAGAGGCTCTACCACTGCGTGCCTTGCCAGCAGGGTTTCGCCGCACTGGACTCTTTCCTAGAACACTGTCAGGAGCACCTCCGAGtcagggtggaggaggacagCATCACAGAGGGCTACGCACATCAGGCCAGCAAAGCCTGA